Sequence from the Ereboglobus luteus genome:
CTGGCGCACCACCTCGCGCAACACCTCGGGCTGCCGCCCGGGTTGCTTGGCGGAGTTGTCGTGGCTGCAATCGATAAGGATGGAACGCGGGAGGTTTGCCTTCGCCAGCACGCGCTCGGCCTCGGCGATGTGCTCGGGCGAATAGTTCGGGCCGTGCGAACCGCCGCGCAGCACAATGTGGCACCACGGATTGCCGCGGGTGACAACCGCGGAAGCATGGCCGTCGAAATTGACGCCGAGGAAAGTCTGGGGCTGCGAACCGGCCTTGATCGCGTTGATGGCGGCGGAAAGCGAACCGTCGGTGCCGTTTTTGAACCCGAGCGGCATGGAAAGACCGGAGGCCATTTGGCGGTGCGTTTGCGATTCGGTCGTGCGCGCGCCGATGGCCGACCAGCAGATGAGGTCGGCGATGTATTGCGGCGTCACCGGGTCGAGCAACTCGGTGGCGGTGGGCAGGCCGAGGTCGAGTATTTCGCGCAGAAACGCGCGCGCCATGCGGAGTCCGGCGGCGATGTCGTGCGAGCCGTCGAGCCGCGGATCCATGATGAGGCCCTTCCAGCCAATCGTGGTGCGCGGCTTCTCGAAATAAACACGCATGACAATGAGCACGCGGCCGGAAACCTCGCGGGCGAGCGCGGCAAGCCGGCGGGCGTAATCGGCGCTGGCCGCGGTGTCATGAATCGAGCACGGGCCGACGACGAGGAGGAATCGTTTGTCGTCGGCGAAAATGATTTTCTGGATTTGCTCGCGGGCGCTGGCGATGAAGGCGGACTGCGTATCGGTGCGCGGCTCGGCCGCCATAAGCTGGGCGGGCGACGGAAGCGCTCTTATTTCGATGATATTGATGTCGGACGTTTTATGCATGGACAAGGTCGCAACCTGAAACGCCGGGCGTTTGCCAGCAAGTTAAACCTTTCAAATGCGGCGAACAGGCCCTCGGCATGGCAATGCGTGACACGCGGGCGAATGCCCGAAAATCCACTCCTCGCATTTTTTCCTTTGCTCCTTTTGCGCCTCTTTGCGGCTATAGCGTTTGTGCAGCCCGACGAACTCCAGATCACGCTCCAGACGACTTTCGGTTATCCTGATTTTCGTCCGCTCCAGCGCGAAATCATCGAGGCGTCGCTCGCGGGTCGCGACGTGTTTGCGCTGCTCCCCACCGGCGGCGGCAAATCCATGTGCTACCAGTTGCCCGCGCTGCACCGCACCGGCCTGACGGTCGTCGTTTCGCCGCTCATCGCGTTGATGAAGGACCAGGTTGACCAGCTCCAGTCGGCGGGCGTGGCGGCCACGTTCTTGAATTCCTCGCTCGGCGAACGCGAATCGCGCGCACGCCTCGCCGGCCTGCACCGCGGCGAATGGCGGCTGCTCTACGTCGCGCCCGAGCGCCTCATGCTCGACAGTTGGGCGGAAAACCTCCGTGCGTGGAACGTCGCCGCGCTCGCCATCGACGAGGCGCATTGCATCTCCGAATGGGGGCACGACTTCCGCCCCGAATACCGCCAGCTCGCGCAACTCCGCGAGCTGCTGCCCGACATCCCCGTGATGGCCCTCACCGCCACCGCCACCGAGCGCGTGCGCGCCGACATCGTCAAGCACCTCAAGCTCCGCGACCCGCAAATCCACGTCGCCAGTTTCAACCGCCCCAATCTCACCTACCGCGTCCTGCCCAAGGACGGCCCGCTCGCGCAAATCATCGCCTTCGTGAAAAAGCGCGAGGACGAAAGCGGCATCGTTTACTGCGCCACGCGCGCCACCGCCGAGCGCGTCGCCGAGTCGCTCTCCTCGCGCGGCTACTCCGCCCGTCCCTACCACGCCGGGCTCACCAACAAGGAGCGCGCCGAAAACCAGGAGCTTTTCCTCCGCGACGAAACCAAGATCATTTGCGCCACCATCGCCTTCGGCATGGGCATCAACAAACCCAACGTCCGCTGGGTCATCCACTACGACCTGCCGAAAAACATCGAGGGGTATTATCAGGAAACGGGCCGCGCCGGGCGCGACGGACTCCCCGGTGACTGCCTCCTGCTCTTCAGCGGGGGCGACGCCGCGAAGCAAACGCACTTCATCGACGAGATGACCGACGAGCACGAGCGCAACGTCGCGCGCACGCAACTGCGCCTCATGCTCCACTACGCGGAAAACGCCTCGTGCCGCCGCCGCGAACTCCTCGGCTATTTCGGCGAAACCTTCCCGATCGATAATTGCGGCGCGTGCGACAACTGCCTTGAGCCGCGCGAAACATTCGACGGCACCATCGCCGCGCAAAAATTCCTCTCCTGCGTCTATCGCGTGCGCCAGGCCAGCCGCTTCGGCGTCGGCCTCAACCACATCGTCGAGGTGCTCACCGGAGCCGACACCGACAAAATCCGCCGCTGGGGCCACGACAAGGTTAGCACCTACGGCATCGGCTCCGAAATGACGCGTCCGCAGTGGGCCGCCGTCGGACGCGAACTCATGCGCATGGGCTGCCTCGCGCAAGCCGAGGGCGAATTCCCCACGCTCGAACTCACCGCCGAGGGTGTTGACCTGCTCCGCTCGCGCCGCCCCGTGATGCTCACCAAGCCGATCGCGCTCCCGAAGGTGAAAAAAATCATCCCGCGCCAGGGCAGCATCGAGTGCGACGAAATCCTCTTCGCGCGCCTGCGCGATCTGCGCAAAAAACTCGCCGACGAACGCCGCGTGCCCGCCTACGTCATCTTCGGCGACGCCACGCTCCGCCAGCTCGCCCGCGAATATCCGACGCGCCCCGCCGACATGCACGACATCTTCGGCATGGGCGAAAAAAAGCGCGCCGAATTCGGCGAAACCTTCGCCGCCACCATCGCGGAATTTCTGGAAAACAACCCGCGAATGAGGTTCGATAATAACTCGTAGGGGCGCACCTTGCGTGCGCCCTCGTGCTCGAGGACTTTGTGGATGCGCTCGCAAACAGTTCTACGAACACCAGGGCGCACGCAAGGTGCGCCCCTACGAATCGCGGTCGGCGACCTTTTCCAAATCACCGAGCCACTCAACGGGCGGTGAACCGGACGGGCCGAGGTGCTCCACAAAATCGAAACACCTCGGCTCTGGCATCCATGTGCCATCCCATCCGCCATCGCCGCATTCAATCAAGCCCGCACGATATGGATTCATATAAATGTATCGGGCATAGTCCTCGTTCATCTCATCCGGGCGCAAACGATGTTCCCAAAAATCGCGCTGCCAGCCATCACCACGCGTCGCTTTGGCTCGCGACAGGTTTTTCCATCGCGCCACACAACGCCCGACATTCGCATACACGCCGACATCCACTCCAAGCTCGAACAGCACATGCACATGATCAGGCATGCAAGTGACCGCCAGCAGCATCCACCTGCGCGCATTATGTCCGCTTTTCAAAACCTCGATCATGTGTGCACGGCACAAAGCATCATTGAGCCATGGCCGGCGACCTTCGGTCGCAAATGTCACAAAATAGCGCGCGCCGGAAATTGATATTCGCCCGACATGCAGTTGCGAGGTTCGACGCGAGTAGAACGGCATGACGCCACATAATCACTGTCGAAGTTTGCAATCAAGCCCGTAGGGGCGCACCTCGCGTGCGCCCTAGTGCTCGAGGACTTTGTGGATACGCTCGCAAACAGTTCTACGAACACCAGGGCGCACGCAAGGTGCGCCCCTACACATCACAGGCCGCAAGCCTCGCGCGCTTTTTTCAAGATGGGTGCCGCGACCTCCCTCGCCCGCGCGGCGCCGTCGGCCAGAACCTTGTTCACGTAGTCCATGTTCGCTGCAAGCTCGGCGCGCTTGGCGCGGGCCTCAGCGAAATAGTTCCAGTAGTGCTCGAACAGGCTTTTTTTCAGGTCGCCGTAGCCGAGCCCGCCCACGCGCAGGCGCTCCTCGGTTTCCTTCGCGATATCGGCGGGCGCAACGAGTTTGAGTAGCTGAATTGCGAGGTTTTTGTCCGCGTCGGGTTTCGGCTCCGCGGGCGTGCGACTGTCCATCACGATACCCATGATTTTTTTGCGCACGGCCTTTTCATCGCCAAAAATGTCGATCGTGTTGTTGTAGCTCTTGCTCATTTTTTGGCCGTCGAGGCCGGGAACGGTGGCGACTTCCTCGCGGATTTCCGGCTCGGGAACCGTGAACACCTCGCCATAGGCCAGGTTGAATTTGATCGCGATGTCGCGGGTGATCTCCAGATGCTGCTTCTGGTCCTTGCCCACGGGCACGAGGTCGGAGTTGAACAGCAAAATATCCGCGGCCATGAGCACGGGATAGGAGAACAGTCCGAAGCTCGGCGAGAAGCCGTGCGCGAGCTTGTCCTTGTAGCTGTGCGCGCGCTCGATGAGCCCCATCGGGGCGACGGTGCCGAGAATCCACGTCAATTCGCACACCTCGGACACGTCGCTTTGCCTCCAGAAAACACTGCGCGATGGATCGAGTCCGCACGCGAGAAAATCGAGCGCCACATTGAGCACGTTTTTGCGCCGCTGCTCCGGGTCGGTGAGCGTGGTCATCGAGTGGTAGTCGGCGATGAAATAAAACGCGTCACCGCGCGCCTGCAATTCGACGGCGGGTTTGATGGCGCCAAAATAGTTGCCGATGTGGAGCGTGCCCGAGGGCTGGATGCCTGTGAGAATGCGCATGGGAAGAATAAAAAGGGAGCAGGATGAAAGGAGTCTGGAGTCAGGAGAAGAAGAAAAACGCGCCCCGCGCAACTCAATCGCAAAACATCCGCGTGCAGCCCGAGCTAATTTCTTGCTAGATGCCGCCCGCGTGGCGACAAATGCGGGCGTGTCGAGGAACCTCAAAAACATAGGCTTGGTGTCGGGCGCGACGATGGTGTCGCGCGTGCTGGGCCTTGTGCGCGACATGCAGACCGCGGCGGTCTTCGGTTTGAGCGGGATTTCGTCGGCTTTTTTCACCGCCTACCAGCTGCCCAATTTGTTCCGGCGACTGCTCGGCGAGGGTTCGCTCACGGCGGCGTTTGTGCCGACGCTCAACATCGAGCTCGAACAACGCCGGCGCGAGGGCGCGTTCGCGCTGGTCAACCAAGTCGCGAGCTGGCTCACGGTCGTGGCGGGCGTGGTCGTGGTGGCGGCGATGATTTTTTTCAGCCAGCCGCCGTGGATCGAGGCGGCCGCGCGCGTGTTCACCGGCGACAACGCCACCGTGCAACGCTGGCTGTTGAGCGGCAACATGACCGTGGTGCTGTTTCCCTACCTGCTCTTTGTCTGCCTGGCGTCCGTGTTCAGCTCGGCGCTGCAATCGCTCGGACGCTTTCTCGAGCCGGCCCTGTCGCCAATCTGGCTCAACCTCGCCATGATCGGAATGCTCTGGCTCGGCGTGCGGCTCTGGCCGGACGCAAAAATGACGCAGGTTTACATGCTGTGCGCCGGCGTGCTCGTCGGCGGACTCGGGCAAATGTGCGTGCCCGGATGGGCGTTGTTGCGCGAGGGCTGGCGTCCGCGCTTCACGCTTGAGCTCAGCGAGCGGGTGCGCGCGATCTTCCGGCTCATGGCGCCGACGGTGCTCGGCTCGGCGGTTTACCTGATCAACATGACCGTGTCGCGCTACATCGCCCTGTCGCTCAACGACGGCGCGGTCGCGCTTCTCAATTTTGCCCAGCGCCTGATGGAGCTGCCCATCGGCGTGTTCGCCGTGGCGGTCTCGACGGTGGTGTTTCCGCTCATCTCGCGCTTCGCCGCGCAAAACGACACCGCCGGCATGGCAAACGCCTACCGCAAGGGAATGCGCCTGATTCTGCTCATCAACATCCCCGCCGCCGCCGGGCTTGGCGTGCTCGCGCTGCCGCTAATCCGGCTGCTGTTCCAACGCGGCGAGTTTGTCGCAAGCGACACCTTCGCGATGGCCCCCGTGCTCGCGATCTACGCGGTCGGGCTTCCGTTTTTCTCGTTTGTAAACTTGGTGCTGCGCGCCTTCTACGCGCGCCGCGACACCAAGACTCCCGTGGTGGCCGCGCTGCTGAGTTTCGTGGTGAACATCGTCCTGAGTCTCGCGCTGATGGGGCCGCTCTCGACCGCGGGCCTCGCCATCGCGGGCAACGCAGCCATCATCGTGCAAGCGGTGTTTTTGCAGGTGATGCTCACGCGCAAAGCGCCCGAGATGGCGTTCATTCACATCGGCCGCGACCTCGGAAAAATAATCATCGCGAGCGCGTCGATGGGCACGGCGGTCTGGGGAGGCTGGCACGCGTGGACGCACCTCGCGACGGCGACGACATTCAACACCGCCTGCGGCCTCGCCATAATGATCGCCGCCGGGGTCGCGCTCTACGCGGCCCTCGCCTGGGTGCTGCGCATCGAGGGCCGCGACGAAGCGCGCGCCATGATATTGAAACGGATTCGCCCCCGATCAAGGTAACACGGACATTCCTGTCCGTGCCGTGAACCAATACCGCGGAACACAGACAGGAATGCCTGTGCCACCTTGCAAAAACCCACGCAACGAGCGGAAGGCCAAGCTGGCAGTCTGCGCGCCCCGCACCTACTCCACGTAGCGCTCCAGCACGGTCGTCAGCTCGCGGATGCGGCGCTTGGCGTCGTTGCCGTTCGTCGCGCCCTCGATGCAATCGCGTATGTGCGCGTGCAGGATTTTTTCCGAAAGCGACTTGATCGCCTTTCGTATGGAAAGCAGTTGCAGCAGGATTTCCGCGCAGTCGCGGTCGGCCAGCAGCATGCGCTCCACTCCGTTGATCTGCCCGGCGATCTTGCGAACGCGAACCTGCAACGCCTTTGTCTCGCCCTCGGGATGATGATGTATGTCGCTCATAAAAATGTCGGGGCCTTCCCCTTTTTTGAAAATTAGATCGTGTGTCTGGCACGGACATTTTCACGTTTCTTTCGTCTTGTCAATATGGGTATAGGGGGTATAGCCCTTACCCATGACGACATCCCGCGAACAGGATCACCACGATGAAAACCATCACCATGATGACGATGATCACGAACACGGCCACGACCATGGTCATGGCCACCAATCCGGCCACGGACATCACCACCACGGCGGCGAATGGAAGAATCTCGCCCTGCTCGCGGGGCTCTGCGGCGTCCTCGGCGTCGCGGGATTCGTGATTGAGCGCGCGGAAGTCGGGCCCGCGTGGCTGGCCGGTGCATTCTACATCGCCGCCCTGGTCGCCGGCGCGTGGGACGCGGCGAAGGACTCCTGGGAAAACATAAAGGCGCGCACGCTCGACATCCATTTTCTAATGCTTGCGGTCGCCGTCGGCGCGGCATGCATAGGCGCGTGGCACGAGGCGGTCGTGCTGTTGTTTCTTTTTTCGGGGGCGGAGGCGATGGAAGCCTATGCGATGGACCGCACACAGCGCGAAGTCAGCTCGCTGCTCAAGAGCGCGCCAAAAACCGCCACGCTGCTCGACGCAGCCGGCATGGAAACAACGGTTGAAGTCGCCGCGCTCGCCGTGGGCAACCACGTGCGCGTAAAGCCCGGCGAGGCGTTTCCAACCGACGGCACGGTGATCAAGGGCGAGAGCGCCTGCGACGAATCGACCATCACCGGCGAGGCGACCCCGGTCGAAAAGGAAGCCGGCGCCGCGGTTTACAGCGGCACGATCAACCTGTGGGGCGTGCTCGATTTCGAGGTCAACCGGCTGCCCTCCGAAAGCACGCTGCAAAAAATCATCCGCATGATTCAGACGGCGCAAAAACTCCGGGCCCCCAGCGAGCGATTCACGGATAAATTTGGCGGCCATTATACGCTCCTCGCGCTCGGCGCCTGCGCGGTCATGTTTTTTGTGTGGTGGCTCGGCTTCGGCGCGCCGCCGTTTATCAGCGGTGAAACGACATCGGCGTTTTATCGCGCCATGACGCTCCTCGTCGTCATGAGCCCCTGCGCGCTCGTGCTCTCGATTCCCTCTGCAATTCTCGCCGCCATCGCGTGGGGCGCAAGGCACGGCGTGCTGTTTCGCGGCGGGGCGGCCATCGAAAAACTCGCCGACGTGGATGTCATCGCGCTCGACAAGACCGGCACGCTCACGACGGGAAAACTAAGCGTCGCCACCGTGGAAAGTTTTCCGCCGGGCCGCGAATCCGACGTGCTGCGCCTGGCATGCGCGCTTGAAAACAATTCGCAGCATCCGCTCGCGCGCGCCATCGTCAAACACGCGCAAAACACGGGCGTGCAAACCGCCGCGGTGGAGGCGTTCGAGTCGCTCACCGGCATGGGGCTTCGCGGACGCGTGGACGGCGTGCCCGTGCTGCTTGGACGGCGCGAATTGATCATCGAAAACCACACCGGCCCGCTGGTCGAAACGATTAAAAGTTTTCCGCTCTCGTCGCCGGACCTGAGCGAAGTATGGGTAACCGGCGGGGATGTGACGGGACGCATTTTGCTACGCGACGAAATACGCACGACCTCCCGCGACACGCTCGCCAAGTTGCGCGCGAACGGAGTGCGCACGGTGATGCTCACGGGCGACCGGCGCCATGCCGCGGAAAACATCGCCCGCGAACTCGGCCTCGACGAAGTGCGCTCCGGCCTGAAGCCGGAGGACAAGGTTGAGGCGATCCAAAGTTTCCGCGAGCAAGGCAAGCGCATCGCGATGGTGGGCGACGGCGTGAACGACGCGCCGAGCCTCGCGGCGGCCGACGTGTCCATTGCGATGGGCGCGCGCGGCAGCGACGCGGCGCTGGAGCAAGCCGAGGTCATCCTGATGCACGACCGCATTGAAAACGTGCTCGCCGCGTTTCGCCTGAGCCGCCGCGCAAAAAGAATCATCAGGCAAAACCTCGCGGTGTCGCTCGGCGTGGTTGTTATCATGGCAACCGGTTCGATCATTGGACTCGTGCCGCTCTGGCTCGGCGTGATCGCGCACGAAGGCAGCTCAGTCGTCGTGTGCCTGAACGCGCTGCGATTGCTGCTGGGAAAAAACAAGTAGCGGCGCAAAAAATCGCCTTCCAAAAAATACGCGCGCAAAAACACAAACGTGTGCGCGCAACTTATGTCATGCGGTCGCGTCATGCCTGCCAGCATGAAAGCCCATTACTCAACTCGACATGCAATCCGGAGTGAGACAGTGGAAAGATTAGTGCCCCGGAGGACAAACACCAGGCGCCAGCATGCAACCCCGACCCGTGCCGGCATCCACCTGAGGAACACGTTTGGGATCGGCGCGAAAGCAATAATGGCGTTGTTGCCCGGCCTGTTGCTGCTCACGGGATCCCTCATCGCGGACCCGTATTTTTCCAGGCATCCGAACGACCAGACCATTCTCGCCGGCAAGGGCGCCACCTTTACCGTCGATCTCGGCGGCGTCGGTTATTGGGACACGGTATTCTATCAATGGGAATACTCCAACAACGGCGGTTATTCATGGGACGAGGTGCCCGAATACGGCTCTTACTACGTGAGCAGAAGCTCGACCACGGACACGCTCGAGACAACCTCAACACCACCCGGATTCGACGGCACACTTTACAGATGCCGCGTCAGCTATCCAATCGATAACATATACAGCGACACCGCCTTCATATTCAGCGACGAGGCGCTGCTCACGGTGAACGCCGAGCCTTACAACATTGGAAGGCTGCCCGCCTCGCAAACTGCCTTTGAAAAGGAACCCGTCACCCTTGTCGCCCGGGCCGGGGGCCAGCCCGCCCCCGTTTATCAATGGCAAGTCTCCGGCGACGGCGGCACCTCGTGGCACAATATCCAGGGCGCCACGAGACACTCACTCACATTCACGGCCGGCGCCGGATTTCATAACGGCGACATGATCCGGCGCATCGCCAGCAACGGCATCGGCTCGCCGGCTTACAGCAACACGTTCACGCTCAATGTAATCCCGGCATTCTTCCACACACCCGCCGCCCTCGCGCTCGATGATGACGGAAACCTCTACGTCGCCGATTCATTCAGGCACGTCATCTACAAAGTCGCGCCCGATCTCACCGCCACGCTCTTCGCGGGGGCCGTGCGGAAGGCGGCGCTGACCGACAGCTCCGGCACGGACGCGCGGTTCAACGCACCCGTCGCGCTCGCATTCGACACAACAGGCGACCTTCTGGTGGCCGACAGCGGCAACGGAGCCGTCCGCAAAATTACACCCGAAGGCGAGGTCAACACAGTCGCCACCGGACTCGCGTCACCGGGCGGCATCGCCACAACCGCCGGTGGAAATGTGCTCATCGCCGACACCGACGCCCATGTCATTTACGAAATCGATTCGCACGGCGAACTGAGCACCCACGCCGGACTCGCCGGGGCGCCGGGATTTGCGGACGCCACCGGAGACAGCGCGCGTTTTCGAAACCCAACCCAATTACATGTCGATGACAACGACGACATTTTTATCGCCGACACCGGCAATCACATCATCCGCACCGCCGCCGAGGATGGCTCCATTATCACGTGGGCGGGATATCCCGGCGCCTCCGGCACGGCCAACGGAAACCCGGCCACCAGCGCCCGTTTTGACCAGCCGCGCGGCATGGCATCCGACACCCTTGGCAGCCTTTATGTGGCTGATACCGGCAACTCCACCATACGAAGAATCACCGACCTCGGCTATGTCCTGACCATCGCGGGCAGAGCACGGAGCGCCGGTTTCGCCGATGGCACCGGAAACACAGCCCGGTTCAACCGCCCCTCCGACATCGTCTTTGACGGCAACAAAAGTCTTTATGTGGCCGACACGGGCAATTCCGTCATCCGCAAAGTCGATCTTCCAACCGGCAAAGTGGTAACCCTCGCAATCTTCAAGGCGGGCACAACGCCACCACCGCCAAACACCCATGTGCTGACGGTCATCAAGGGCAAAGGCTCCGGTAATTACGCGGAAGGTGAAAGAATCTCGCTCGTCGCAAACGACCCGCCCTCGGGCACCGTCTTCGACGGCTGGATGAGCATCAACGGAGGCAGTTTCTCCAATGCAAAAAACACCTCGACCACTTTCACCATGCCCGCAAACGCAACCAGCGTTTACGCGCTCTACGAACCCGTTAACTCCGGAAACTCGGGGGTCGTGACAAAAAAAGATGCTTATGGCGGCGGAGCCCCGTCGCTCTGGTTTTTCGCCGCGCTCACCGCGCTGATCGCGCTGCGCCGGCGCGAGTGATTATGAAATCCCCATGAAGGAAATCACTGGTGCCCCAAACGCACTGCGATGGTTGCCGGGGAAACAAATGTTGCTTACACGCCGCGCTCACTCGCCGGGTTTTGCCGGGACGGACATTTTCTTCGCGGATTTCTTTCGAACACGGCCTTCGCATTCATCGAGCATGGCGGACGCAAAGCGCGAGGCGCGCCTGTCGACACTGGGAGCGTCCTTGAAGCGGCGGAGAATCTCGGCGCATTGCTCCTTCTCGTCAAAACGCCAGCACATGGCGGCTAAGCCAATCCAACCGCGACCCAGCGGACGGCGCGCCTTGACGGCTTCGATTATCGACGGCCACTTGTCCTCGCGAAATTCCTCGCTGAAGGCCTCCACTAACGCGAGCGTGTTGTAAGCGTCGAGGTAATCAGGATCAAGGGCGATGGCATGGTCGAGCCACCCGCGGAGACGCTCGCTGACGTCGGGTTTGATAAACTTGCCAAGGTGAAAATCTATGCGAT
This genomic interval carries:
- a CDS encoding REP-associated tyrosine transposase, translating into MPFYSRRTSQLHVGRISISGARYFVTFATEGRRPWLNDALCRAHMIEVLKSGHNARRWMLLAVTCMPDHVHVLFELGVDVGVYANVGRCVARWKNLSRAKATRGDGWQRDFWEHRLRPDEMNEDYARYIYMNPYRAGLIECGDGGWDGTWMPEPRCFDFVEHLGPSGSPPVEWLGDLEKVADRDS
- a CDS encoding metal-sensitive transcriptional regulator, which encodes MSDIHHHPEGETKALQVRVRKIAGQINGVERMLLADRDCAEILLQLLSIRKAIKSLSEKILHAHIRDCIEGATNGNDAKRRIRELTTVLERYVE
- a CDS encoding 3-deoxy-7-phosphoheptulonate synthase → MHKTSDINIIEIRALPSPAQLMAAEPRTDTQSAFIASAREQIQKIIFADDKRFLLVVGPCSIHDTAASADYARRLAALAREVSGRVLIVMRVYFEKPRTTIGWKGLIMDPRLDGSHDIAAGLRMARAFLREILDLGLPTATELLDPVTPQYIADLICWSAIGARTTESQTHRQMASGLSMPLGFKNGTDGSLSAAINAIKAGSQPQTFLGVNFDGHASAVVTRGNPWCHIVLRGGSHGPNYSPEHIAEAERVLAKANLPRSILIDCSHDNSAKQPGRQPEVLREVVRQINEGNTSIIGAMLESNLLAGNQPFPQPREKLKYGVSITDGCIDWETTESLVRELHAALAPRFAQD
- the murJ gene encoding murein biosynthesis integral membrane protein MurJ encodes the protein MLDAARVATNAGVSRNLKNIGLVSGATMVSRVLGLVRDMQTAAVFGLSGISSAFFTAYQLPNLFRRLLGEGSLTAAFVPTLNIELEQRRREGAFALVNQVASWLTVVAGVVVVAAMIFFSQPPWIEAAARVFTGDNATVQRWLLSGNMTVVLFPYLLFVCLASVFSSALQSLGRFLEPALSPIWLNLAMIGMLWLGVRLWPDAKMTQVYMLCAGVLVGGLGQMCVPGWALLREGWRPRFTLELSERVRAIFRLMAPTVLGSAVYLINMTVSRYIALSLNDGAVALLNFAQRLMELPIGVFAVAVSTVVFPLISRFAAQNDTAGMANAYRKGMRLILLINIPAAAGLGVLALPLIRLLFQRGEFVASDTFAMAPVLAIYAVGLPFFSFVNLVLRAFYARRDTKTPVVAALLSFVVNIVLSLALMGPLSTAGLAIAGNAAIIVQAVFLQVMLTRKAPEMAFIHIGRDLGKIIIASASMGTAVWGGWHAWTHLATATTFNTACGLAIMIAAGVALYAALAWVLRIEGRDEARAMILKRIRPRSR
- the trpS gene encoding tryptophan--tRNA ligase; protein product: MRILTGIQPSGTLHIGNYFGAIKPAVELQARGDAFYFIADYHSMTTLTDPEQRRKNVLNVALDFLACGLDPSRSVFWRQSDVSEVCELTWILGTVAPMGLIERAHSYKDKLAHGFSPSFGLFSYPVLMAADILLFNSDLVPVGKDQKQHLEITRDIAIKFNLAYGEVFTVPEPEIREEVATVPGLDGQKMSKSYNNTIDIFGDEKAVRKKIMGIVMDSRTPAEPKPDADKNLAIQLLKLVAPADIAKETEERLRVGGLGYGDLKKSLFEHYWNYFAEARAKRAELAANMDYVNKVLADGAARAREVAAPILKKAREACGL
- a CDS encoding heavy metal translocating P-type ATPase; this translates as MTTSREQDHHDENHHHDDDDHEHGHDHGHGHQSGHGHHHHGGEWKNLALLAGLCGVLGVAGFVIERAEVGPAWLAGAFYIAALVAGAWDAAKDSWENIKARTLDIHFLMLAVAVGAACIGAWHEAVVLLFLFSGAEAMEAYAMDRTQREVSSLLKSAPKTATLLDAAGMETTVEVAALAVGNHVRVKPGEAFPTDGTVIKGESACDESTITGEATPVEKEAGAAVYSGTINLWGVLDFEVNRLPSESTLQKIIRMIQTAQKLRAPSERFTDKFGGHYTLLALGACAVMFFVWWLGFGAPPFISGETTSAFYRAMTLLVVMSPCALVLSIPSAILAAIAWGARHGVLFRGGAAIEKLADVDVIALDKTGTLTTGKLSVATVESFPPGRESDVLRLACALENNSQHPLARAIVKHAQNTGVQTAAVEAFESLTGMGLRGRVDGVPVLLGRRELIIENHTGPLVETIKSFPLSSPDLSEVWVTGGDVTGRILLRDEIRTTSRDTLAKLRANGVRTVMLTGDRRHAAENIARELGLDEVRSGLKPEDKVEAIQSFREQGKRIAMVGDGVNDAPSLAAADVSIAMGARGSDAALEQAEVILMHDRIENVLAAFRLSRRAKRIIRQNLAVSLGVVVIMATGSIIGLVPLWLGVIAHEGSSVVVCLNALRLLLGKNK
- a CDS encoding InlB B-repeat-containing protein; translated protein: MALLPGLLLLTGSLIADPYFSRHPNDQTILAGKGATFTVDLGGVGYWDTVFYQWEYSNNGGYSWDEVPEYGSYYVSRSSTTDTLETTSTPPGFDGTLYRCRVSYPIDNIYSDTAFIFSDEALLTVNAEPYNIGRLPASQTAFEKEPVTLVARAGGQPAPVYQWQVSGDGGTSWHNIQGATRHSLTFTAGAGFHNGDMIRRIASNGIGSPAYSNTFTLNVIPAFFHTPAALALDDDGNLYVADSFRHVIYKVAPDLTATLFAGAVRKAALTDSSGTDARFNAPVALAFDTTGDLLVADSGNGAVRKITPEGEVNTVATGLASPGGIATTAGGNVLIADTDAHVIYEIDSHGELSTHAGLAGAPGFADATGDSARFRNPTQLHVDDNDDIFIADTGNHIIRTAAEDGSIITWAGYPGASGTANGNPATSARFDQPRGMASDTLGSLYVADTGNSTIRRITDLGYVLTIAGRARSAGFADGTGNTARFNRPSDIVFDGNKSLYVADTGNSVIRKVDLPTGKVVTLAIFKAGTTPPPPNTHVLTVIKGKGSGNYAEGERISLVANDPPSGTVFDGWMSINGGSFSNAKNTSTTFTMPANATSVYALYEPVNSGNSGVVTKKDAYGGGAPSLWFFAALTALIALRRRE
- the recQ gene encoding DNA helicase RecQ, with translation MQPDELQITLQTTFGYPDFRPLQREIIEASLAGRDVFALLPTGGGKSMCYQLPALHRTGLTVVVSPLIALMKDQVDQLQSAGVAATFLNSSLGERESRARLAGLHRGEWRLLYVAPERLMLDSWAENLRAWNVAALAIDEAHCISEWGHDFRPEYRQLAQLRELLPDIPVMALTATATERVRADIVKHLKLRDPQIHVASFNRPNLTYRVLPKDGPLAQIIAFVKKREDESGIVYCATRATAERVAESLSSRGYSARPYHAGLTNKERAENQELFLRDETKIICATIAFGMGINKPNVRWVIHYDLPKNIEGYYQETGRAGRDGLPGDCLLLFSGGDAAKQTHFIDEMTDEHERNVARTQLRLMLHYAENASCRRRELLGYFGETFPIDNCGACDNCLEPRETFDGTIAAQKFLSCVYRVRQASRFGVGLNHIVEVLTGADTDKIRRWGHDKVSTYGIGSEMTRPQWAAVGRELMRMGCLAQAEGEFPTLELTAEGVDLLRSRRPVMLTKPIALPKVKKIIPRQGSIECDEILFARLRDLRKKLADERRVPAYVIFGDATLRQLAREYPTRPADMHDIFGMGEKKRAEFGETFAATIAEFLENNPRMRFDNNS